Proteins encoded within one genomic window of Aphelocoma coerulescens isolate FSJ_1873_10779 chromosome 9, UR_Acoe_1.0, whole genome shotgun sequence:
- the KCNJ13 gene encoding LOW QUALITY PROTEIN: inward rectifier potassium channel 13 (The sequence of the model RefSeq protein was modified relative to this genomic sequence to represent the inferred CDS: inserted 1 base in 1 codon), with protein MRHTNPFLKVLVFFFKXSLPTTCGKVLASAGTSTPDQRSPSPGAQVIPSSCTHTPQRAKMTTDMIESNNTKSSAPLLTQRYLRLVTKDGHSTFQMAGAQGRGVAYLRDAWGILMDMRWRWMMLVFSASFVIHWLVFAVLWYLLAEMNGDLELDHNAPPDNHTICVKYITSFTAAFSFSLETQLTIGYGTMFPSGDCPSAIALLAIQMVLGLMLEAFITGAFVAKIARPKNRALSIRFSRSAVVTHTEGKPHLMFQVANTRSSPLTSVQISAILYQEQESGQLHQTSIDFHLDSITADQCPFFIFPLTYYHSMTASSPLAALLQREGPHHFELVVFLSAVQEGTGETCQRRTSYLPSEILLYHRFASLLARNAKGEYQIKMENFDKTIPELPAAADSKSPKRTDKEIRINGQHADSFQLSETGLTE; from the exons ATGAGACATACAAACccatttttaaaggttttggttttttttttta aatctctacCAACCACTTGTGGGAAGGTTCTTGCTAGTGCTGGGACCAGCACACCAGACCAGAGAAGTCCCTCTCCAGGAGCCCAGGTTATCCCCTCCTCCTGCACACACACCCCGCAAAGAGCG AAGATGACAACAGATATGATAGAGAGCAATAACACCAAATCCAGCGCTCCCCTCCTGACTCAGAGATACCTGAGGCTGGTGACCAAGGATGGACACAGCACGTTCCAGATGGCCGGTGCCCAAGGCAGAGGTGTGGCGTACCTCCGAGATGCGTGGGGGATACTCATGGACATGCGCTGGAGATGGATGATGCTCGTCTTCTCGGCTTCCTTTGTCATTCACTGGCTGGTCTTTGCAGTGCTCTGGTATCTGCTGGCTGAGATGAATGGGGACCTGGAGCTGGACCACAATGCTCCACCTGACAACCACACTATATGTGTCAAGTACATCACCAGTTTTAcagctgccttctccttctcactGGAGACACAACTCACGATTGGCTACGGTACCATGTTCCCAAGTGGGGACTGTCCCAGTGCTATTGCACTGCTGGCAATCCAGATGGTCCTGGGGCTCATGCTAGAAGCCTTCATCACAG GTGCTTTCGTGGCCAAGATCGCGCGCCCAAAGAACCGGGCGCTCTCCATCCGCTTCTCGCGCTCCGCCGtggtcacacacacagaggggaAGCCCCACCTCATGTTCCAGGTGGCCAACACTCGCTCCAGCCCCCTGACCAGCGTCCAGATCTCTGCTATACTTTACCAAGAACAAGAGAGCGGGCAGCTGCACCAAACTAGCATTGACTTCCACCTGGACAGCATCACTGCAGACCAGTGTCCTTTTTTCATCTTCCCACTGACCTACTACCATTCCATGACTGCATCCAGCCCACTGGCTGCTCTCCTTCAGAGAGAAGGTCCTCACCACTTTGAGCTGGTCGTCTTCCTGTCAGCTGTGCAGGAGGGCACAGGAGAAACATGTCAGAGGAGAACATCCTACCTCCCATCAGAGATCCTGCTCTACCACCGCTTTGCCTCCCTGCTAGCCCGCAATGCCAAAGGTGAATACCAGATCAAGATGGAGAATTTTGACAAGACTATTCCTGAGCTCCCGGCTGCAGCTGACTCAAAGAGTCCAAAAAGGACTGACAAGGAGATCCGCATCAATGGACAGCATGCCGACAGCTTCCAGCTCTCCGAGACTGGCCTCACAGAGTAG